In a genomic window of Phaeodactylum tricornutum CCAP 1055/1 chromosome 6, whole genome shotgun sequence:
- a CDS encoding predicted protein, with protein MAALSHSVLVEGSILSGDQLRDYAYSHGVCPICAAQKTHRKAGSILNKIWEPITDTKNGEYAVYKGYCLQPTCYTLAEAQSQLGERTSPKKKKKRRSRKSLGSVSTSIHTTKPISKGIVVSKSNLSAVTRSTHNSSKSTLPRSQLILQPSPTLTTPKSTTSLNIVTRSSFARLNVLLPSAPGKEMNQKTISKTQWDQHLYRPILATSKAQKTNSIESQTSPSPATLQLHPLEDPHTLYDPSIILQVLEQHAGDPQVAACSLQSLRKTLVALQYTDFYSQNDSWINILCAKIKYHSHDVNVASQGVLSLLTVAAVSSKYAQSIISNKGIGLILAIDRSHEGCTHGCIGMSDRCCAALEVLLGACKRVSQGDLKCLVERLVFHALGRDIACSDYALRALFHVAQKTVRGRNELDCTIYQLVHSVDVVNLLWAKLDGDLVSALIAESALYLLWKLSVNKNSEGAQPLRVTRESAGSLLRLVVKYDDVFLHDAALCLVSCITLTAETAHRPEFVETVVSAVCHVLRRHPNQEIIQVKGLYVLTKTFGGRAFSAAIQEDIEISAIEAARQFPTSAALYAVACRIIRENFERGNGKENGISNSVAPAFLAGAFQKCVFDFPHDEVDSIAAKDALISALIKVSGNVTACRELARSDLLCNVDRAMNKESDALYLASFHRIGINILTLLIKDVQHVQDSSDTKEGVSFSRHSCRLLEMVEISTIVAPECCILLAGIYSAVPFRGSFGQHSKLYTSLGSLTIVSHTQDEYNAILLSMRAYKENTEVQKVCCLALSNFIAPICHLKRAPESCDTIGHMTSGTLAMLADSVSFHKDNADVLCSCYSLFWTLIFVSSHADLQRWTPKLLASVFEASKRHKDSIEIKTVMVSVFRALLANDAGFSSLSSQQGVSALFDSLTNADDSIVIQAAQTLACVVGHDYETGSLLNTIKGVVSSILTCMTMHAWSVEVQLSLSSVLEALVARQESNICREVVHCGGLEAISTILRAHASEHSVIQYACQVLVGVLSEVDDNILWSHRLSLSQAIVIAFEAGSESPTAICLLEAILCLCDTADYFRELVAVCFPFVLRCMASNLRNVTLLKNGYRAIRVLTPHVARRVSLIDRAGLNVVVNGLLVHPESKELLLEGLEAIKILALDSGTREGLDRAQVQETIVCLMEINAQKPDILAQAFAALNNVVIIDAAKSQVSPLREGVIDMIILAMFRYPLDAKTQENSCMLLKSYTYSPNLFDLVSDKKDVLIPILVSAAENFPEVCGKRACSILKRSRGCNVPQKEFTNSKM; from the coding sequence ATGGCGGCGCTATCACATTCCGTTTTGGTTGAAGGATCGATTCTCTCTGGTGATCAATTGCGGGATTACGCCTATTCGCACGGTGTTTGCCCTATTTGCGCCGCGCAAAAAACCCATCGTAAGGCCGGAAGTATTCTCAACAAGATTTGGGAACCGATTACAGATACGAAGAATGGAGAGTACGCCGTTTACAAGGGATACTGCCTACAGCCTACCTGCTACACATTGGCGGAAGCCCAATCACAGTTGGGTGAACGAACCtcgccgaagaagaaaaagaaacgcagaAGTCGAAAGTCGCTCGGCAGTGTTTCAACAAGCATTCACACAACAAAGCCGATTTCGAAAGGAATTGTCGTCTCCAAGTCTAATCTATCGGCTGTTACCAGGTCTACACACAATTCTTCTAAAAGCACTCTGCCGAGAAGCCAGTTGATTCTACAACCTTCACCAACGCTCACAACACCAAAGTCGACCACTAGCCTGAATATAGTTACAAGGTCAAGCTTCGCTCGACTCAACGTGCTTCTGCCGAGTGCACCGGGCAAGGAAATGAATCAAAAGACTATATCAAAAACTCAGTGGGACCAGCATTTGTACCGACCGATTCTTGCAACATCAAAAGCCCAAAAGACCAACTCAATAGAAAGTCAAACTTCCCCGTCCCCAGCCACACTTCAACTTCATCCTTTAGAAGACCCCCATACGCTTTATGACCCCTCGATAATTCTTCAGGTTCTGGAGCAACACGCAGGTGACCCGCAAGTCGCTGCGTGCTCGCTCCAATCTTTGCGCAAAACGCTTGTTGCGCTTCAATACACAGATTTCTACAGCCAAAACGACTCTTGGATCAACATATTGTGCGCCAAAATAAAATATCACAGTCATGATGTCAATGTCGCCTCTCAAGGTGTCCTCTCTCTTCTGACCGTCGCGGCTGTTTCGTCGAAATACGCTCAGAGTATAATTTCGAATAAAGGAATTGGGCTCATTTTGGCCATTGATAGATCCCATGAAGGGTGTACCCACGGTTGTATTGGAATGTCTGATCGGTGTTGCGCGGCGCTGGAGGTATTGCTTGGGGCGTGTAAGCGTGTGTCGCAAGGAGACCTCAAATGTCTGGTGGAGCGGCTCGTCTTTCATGCGTTGGGAAGGGACATAGCTTGCTCTGACTATGCTCTTCGAGCCTTATTTCATGTGGCTCAAAAGACAGTGCGTGGGAGAAATGAACTTGATTGTACGATCTATCAACTCGTCCATTCCGTGGATGTCGTAAATCTACTGTGGGCAAAGCTGGACGGAGATTTGGTGAGTGCTCTGATCGCAGAGTCGGCACTCTATTTATTGTGGAAGCTGTCGGTAAACAAAAACTCGGAGGGAGCCCAGCCTCTGCGAGTGACCAGAGAAAGTGCAGGATCGCTATTGAGACTTGTTGTGAAATATGACGATGTATTTCTCCACGACGCGGCGCTTTGCCTCGTGTCCTGCATAACGTTGACTGCAGAAACCGCACATCGTCCTGAGTTTGTGGAAACCGTTGTTTCCGCAGTGTGTCATGTTCTCCGGAGACATCCTAACCAGGAAATAATCCAAGTCAAGGGTCTTTATGTTCTGACTAAGACTTTCGGGGGGAGGGCGTTTTCAGCTGCAATCCAAGAGGACATTGAAATATCTGCTATAGAGGCAGCAAGGCAATTTCCGACCAGTGCTGCGCTATATGCTGTGGCCTGTCGTATCATTAGAGAAAATTTTGAACGGGGCAACGGAAAAGAAAATGGGATATCCAACAGCGTTGCACCCGCATTCCTTGCCGGAGCATTTCAAAAATGCGTTTTCGACTTTCCGCATGACGAAGTTGACTCGATTGCTGCCAAGGACGCGTTGATCTCCGCACTCATCAAGGTATCGGGAAATGTCACTGCATGTAGGGAGCTTGCAAGATCTGATTTGCTCTGTAACGTAGACCGCGCAATGAACAAAGAAAGCGACGCTCTCTACCTTGCTTCATTCCATCGTATCGGGATCAACATACTAACGCTTCTAATCAAAGATGTACAACATGTTCAGGATTCCAGCGACACGAAGGAGGGAGTCTCTTTTTCGCGGCATTCATGCCGATTGCTGGAAATGGTCGAGATAAGCACGATTGTTGCACCGGAATGCTGTATCCTACTTGCCGGAATCTATTCCGCAGTCCCTTTCCGAGGTAGCTTTGGTCAACATTCAAAATTATACACTTCCCTCGGTTCACTGACGATCGTTTCTCATACCCAAGATGAGTACAACGCTATCCTCCTTTCCATGAGAGCATATAAAGAAAATACAGAGGTGCAAAAGGTATGTTGCCTGGCCCTATCAAACTTCATTGCCCCCATTTGCCATTTGAAACGAGCGCCTGAATCGTGTGACACGATCGGACATATGACATCTGGGACGCTTGCAATGCTGGCCGATTCTGTCAGTTTTCACAAAGACAATGCTGACGTCTTGTGCAGCTGCTACTCGCTATTCTGGACGCTCATATTCGTCAGTAGTCACGCCGACCTTCAGCGATGGACACCGAAACTACTTGCGTCCGTCTTCGAGGCATCGAAGCGCCACAAAGACTCCATTGAGATCAAAACAGTTATGGTTTCTGTCTTTCGAGCTCTTCTGGCCAATGACGCAGgattttcttctctttcttcaCAACAAGGCGTCTCTGCACTTTTTGACAGCCTCACGAACGCTGACGACTCCATTGTCATTCAGGCAGCACAAACGCTCGCGTGCGTTGTCGGCCACGATTATGAAACTGGCTCTCTCCTCAACACAATAAAAGGGGTGGTTTCGAGCATCTTGACTTGCATGACGATGCACGCATGGTCAGTAGAGGTGCAACTTTCTCTTTCTTCGGTATTGGAGGCCCTCGTAGCTCGCCAAGAAAGCAATATTTGTCGAGAAGTAGTTCATTGTGGAGGGTTAGAGGCCATCTCTACGATTCTTCGGGCTCACGCATCTGAACACTCCGTGATTCAGTACGCTTGCCAAGTACTCGTCGGCGTTCTCTCAGAGGTAGACGATAATATCCTTTGGTCTCACCGATTGTCTCTCAGCCAGGCCATTGTAATCGCTTTTGAAGCAGGGTCCGAATCTCCAACAGCTATTTGCCTTCTCGAGGCAATTCTGTGCCTCTGTGATACTGCTGACTATTTCAGAGAGCTTGTTGCCGTATGCTTCCCGTTTGTCTTGCGTTGTATGGCCTCAAACCTAAGGAATGTGACCTTATTAAAGAACGGATACCGAGCAATTCGTGTGCTTACTCCCCATGTTGCTAGAAGGGTGTCGCTGATAGATAGAGCGGGGCTGAATGTGGTTGTCAATGGACTCCTTGTCCATCCCGAGTCAAAGGAGCTTCTCTTGGAAGGTTTGGAAGCCATCAAAATTCTTGCTCTCGATTCGGGCACGAGAGAAGGTTTGGACAGAGCACAAGTCCAAGAAACCATTGTTTGCTTGATGGAGATCAATGCCCAAAAGCCGGACATTCTAGCGCAAGCCTTTGCCGCTCTCAACAATGTTGTCATCATAGACGCAGCAAAGAGTCAAGTATCTCCACTCAGAGAAGGCGTCATTGATATGATCATCTTGGCCATGTTTCGGTACCCTCTTGATGCTAAGACTCAGGAAAATTCTTGCATGTTGCTGAAAAGTTATACGTACAGCCCCAACCTTTTCGACCTCGTTAGTGACAAAAAGGATGTGCTCATCCCTATCCTTGTTAGCGCCGCCGAAAACTTTCCCGAAGTATGTGGAAAGCGTGCCTGCTCGATCCTAAAAAGGTCTAGAGGCTGCAATGTTCCACAAAAAGAATTTACGAACAGTAAGATGTAG